Below is a window of Leifsonia sp. NPDC080035 DNA.
GAACCGCATCATCGAGGCCAAGAGCCGCGGCATCTACGAGGCCCCGGGCATGGCGCTGCTGCACATCGCCTACGAGCGCCTGCTCAACGCGATCCACAACGAGGACACGGTCGCCAACTACCACAACGAGGGCCGCCGCCTCGGCCGCCTGATGTACGAGGGCCGCTGGCTCGACCCGCAGTCGCTGATGCTGCGCGAGTCGCTGCAGCGCTGGGTCGGCTCCGCCATCACCGGCGAGGTCACCCTGCGGCTGCGCCGCGGCGACGACTACACGATCCTCGACACCACGGGTCCCGCCCTCAGCTACCACCCGGACAAGCTGTCGATGGAGCGGGTCGGCAACGCCGCGTTCGGCCCCTCCGACCGCATCGGCCAGCTGACCATGCGCAACCTGGACATCGCCGACTCGCGCTCGCGACTGGAGCAGTACGCCGCATCCGGCCTCATCGGCGGCCCGACCGGCGAGCTCGTCGGCGCACTGGAGGAGGGCAGCGCCCGCTCCATCCTGGAGCTGGACGTCACCCCGGTGGACGAGGAGCTGTCCCGCGAGATCGACGCGTCGAGCGAAGGCGCGGCCTTCGACTCCGGCACCGACTGAGCGCAGCGGACACCGCGACTGACCCCGTTCGGCACGACTGACCCTGCGCGAGCAGGGGGCGAACGTACCGAACGGGGTCAGTCGCGTGCGGCGGCACTGCGGCGGCCATACGTACGATGAGCAGATGGATCAGCACGACATCGAGGCGGCCGAGCACCGGCCCGAGAACTGGCCGCTCGGCCGGCTGCTCGGCGCCGCGTCCCGCGCGGTCGAGCGCGCCTGGGCTGACGCCCTCGAGGCCCGCGGCCTGACCCACGCCGGCCTCGTCGCGCTGCATTTGCTCGAGTCGGGATTCGACTCGCAGGCCGACCTGGCCCGCCTCGCGCAGGTGGAGGCGCAGACGATGTCGCGCACTGTTGACCGGCTGGTGCGCGAGGGCCTGGTCACGCGCACGCCGGACCCGCTCGACCGCCGCCGTCACGTGCTCGCGGTCACCCCGGCCGGACGGAGCGCGTTCGAGGCCGTGCGCGGGCTCGAACAGGACGTCTTCCCGGCGGTCGACGACCCGGAGGCGCTGCGCGCCGCCCTCGTGCAGATCGTGCGATCCGCCCGCACGTAGGCGTCAGTCCCGCGGCACGCGCACCCGCAGGGCTCCGGGGTCGATGTACGTGCGCATGGCGGAGGCACGGCCGAACAGGTCGCCGTCGAGCTCCACCTCCTCGGGTCGGCTCAGGCGCAGCACCAGTTCGCGGCCCTTCAGGTAGTTCATCGCCCGCACCTCGTGGTCGGCTCCCATCAGCCGCCGCCCGACCGAGGTGCGGCGCAGCACGCCGTTCTCCCAGAACACTTTGACGACGATGCGCAGCCAGCCGAGGAATCCCTCTGGCCGGAGGATCACGATGTCGAACTCGCCGTCGTCCACCGCCGCCTCCGGGAGCAGCAGGATGTTCGCGGGCAGCGACCCGCAGTTGCCGATCAGGATCGTGTGGGCGTGCACCGAGTGCACCCGGCCGCCGTCGAGCTGGTAGCGCATCCGCAGCTCGTTCTTGTCGCGCAGCACCGTGCCGATCGCCTTCACGTACGCGAGCCAGCCCGCCTTGGCCTTGAGGTCGTCGTCGGTGGCGGCGATCATCCTGGCGTCCATGCCCAGGCCGGCCATCACCAGGTACGCCCGGCGCTGGGTGGCGCCGTCGCCGTCCCGGATCTCCGCGACCCCGACGTCGATCGGACGGTCCGTGCCGTCGAACGCCGTGTCGAGGGCGTGCTCGACGTCGTCCAGCGTCAAGTCGAGATTGCGGGCGAGCAGGTTGCCCGTGCCGGAGGGCAGCAGGGCCAGTGGTGTCTCGGTGCCGCGCAGTTCCTCGGCGACCGTGCGCACCGTGCCGTCACCGCCCGCGGCGATCACCACGTCGACGTCGCGCTCGAGGGCCTCTCGACTCTGGCCGGTTCCCGGATCGTCGACGGTCGTCTCGAGCCAGAGGGTGTCCTCCCAGCCGTGGCGCTTCTCCGCCGCCGTCAGGGCGGCGCGCAACGCCTCCGCGTCCACCTTCACCGGGTTGACCACGATCGCGGCCCTGCTCATCCGTCTCCCTCCGTCGATGCTGCCTGCGACAGTACGCCATGCCGGCTGAGGGGACGCACCCGCGCGACGATCCCGCCTGCGTTGATGATGACGAAGAGTGAGTCGATGCTGCTATCCGCCGTGGATGAGCGCATCCATTCACCACTCACCAAGAGTGGTCGGCGCTCTAGCCGCCGCCCTTGCCCTTCCCCTTGCCGTTGCCGTTGTTCTTGCCCGGCCCCTTGTTGGGGTTGTCCTGCTGCGGCTTCGGCTGAGGTTGCTGCTGCTGCTGTTGTTGTTGCTGCTGATCCGTCTGCTGCTGATCGGACGGTTGCGCGGGGGTGTCGGCCGGTGCGACCGTGGCCGGCGGCGCGACGACGGACGGCGTCGGCCGAGGCGTCGTGTCGCCGGAGGCAGGGATGGGCCCGGGCGAGAGGATGCTGCCGAGCGAGAAGGCGAGCCCGACGACCGCGGCGGCGGCGCTCGTCACCAGCACCGCATCCAGGGTGTGCCGCCTGCGCCGGGACCGGGTCACGCCGCGGTCCCGCACCGCCGCCGTCGGCCCCGTCGCCCCGGCAGCATCGGCCGCGGCAGCACGGCCCACGGCAGCACCCGCGGCAGCACCGCCTATGGCGGTCATCGCGACCGTGGGCACCGTGCCCGCAGGCACCGTCGTCGCCGGCTCCGGCTCCCAGCCGGCGAGCTGCGGCGCGAGCTCGCGCGCCATGATCGCCACCTCGACCGCCGTCGGGCGGATGCCGGGCTCCCGGGTGGTCATCGCCCCGAGCAGCCCTCGCCAGTCCTCCGGAAGGCTCGCCGGGATGCGCGGGTCGCGCGCCGCGCGCGCCGAGACCGCCTCCACCGGGCTGCCTGGGTACTCGCGGACGCCGGTCAGCGATTCCAGCACCACGAGCCCGAGCGCGTAGATGTCCGCCGACGGGCCCGGCTCGCCGCCGAGCCCCTGCTCGGGGCTCAGGTAGCCCGCCGTCCCGATCACGGTGCCGGCGGTGGTGAGCCGTTCGGTGCCGAGCAGGTGCGCGATCCCGAAGTCGGCCAGCTTCACGATCGGGCGCCCGCCGGGGATGCCGGAGTCCGCGAGCAGGATGTTCGCCGGCTTGAGGTCCCGGTGCACCATCCCCGCGCCGTGGACCACCGCGAGCGCCTCCGCGATGCTCTCGGCGACGACCGCTGCGTCCTCGGCCGGCAGCGGTCCGCGCTCGAGGCGGGTGCGGAGATCCTCGCCTGCCACGAGCTCCATTACCAGCAGGCTCGGGGTGGTGTCGCCCTCCGCGGCGAGGTGCGCGTCGTGCAGCGTGACCAGATTCGGGTGGCTGAGTCGGCCGAGCAGTGTCGCCTCCGCCCGGCGGCGGGCGTCGTCGGTCGCCGTGCCCGGCGCGAAGAGCTTCAGCGCGACGGTGCGCTCGAGGTTCCGGTCGTACGCGCGGTAGACCGTCGCCATGCCCCCGCGGCCGAGCCGCTCGCGCAGCTCGTAGCGGTCGAGGTACAGGGAGGTGTCATCCACCACGCGAGCATACGCGCGCCGGCTGATGCCGTGAATCCGCCGACAGTCCTGTTCACCCCGTTGCAGCCGTGCCCGCCTCGGGCATGACTGAGAGGAGTGAACGAGGTACCGGAACCGCCGGGAGTGCTCGAGGCGCTCCAGGTCTACCGCGCGGCCGAGGCCGCCATGCGCCGCCGGACCGGCGCCGCTCTGGGCATCGGCGACAACGACCTGCTCGCGTTGCGGCTGCTCCTCGACAACACCGCGGCCGGCCGTCCGACCGCCCTGAAGGACGTCGGTACCTATCTCGGCATCTCCAGCGCCTCGACGACGGCACTCGTCGACCGGCTGGAGCGCGGCGGGTTCGTGAAGCGTCAGCCCAGCCCGTCCGACGGACGCTCGACCGTCATCGTCCCGACGCCCTCGGCGATCGGCGACACCGGCCCCCTGCTCGCCGCCGCCAACGAGGAGCTCGCGGCCGCGACCGCCGACCTCAGCCCCGACGAGGCGGCCACCGTCACGCGCTTCCTCACGAAAATGCGCGAGACCGTGGACCGGATCTCGGACGGACGACACGCGAATAGGCCGAAACCGCCGCTGAGTCAAGGGGATTCCTAGACAACCGAAACAGTTGTTGTCTGGGGCGCGTCAAGGAAAGGACACCCCTTCATGAACATCCTGCTCATCATCGTCGCGATCATCGCGATCATCCTGCTGCTGACCGGCGGCTTCGTGCAGTCCTTGAACTTCCTCCTCTGGGTAGGCATCATCCTGCTCGTTCTCGCCGTGATCGTCTGGCTGGTACGGCTGCTCACCGGCAGCCGTCGGGTTTAGAGGAGGCCTCACATGAGCCTCGGCGCGGGAATCTTCCTCTTCGTGATCGGAGCGATCCTCGCGTTCGCCCTCAACGTCCAGGTGACCTGGATCGACCTCCACCTCGTCGGCTACATCCTGATGGTCGCCGGCGTCGTGGGGATCATCCTCGGGATCATCCTGCTGACGCGCCGGCGCCGCTCGGTCGCAACGACGCACACGTCGGTGGACCCCGCGACCGGTGACCGCGTCACCCGTCGCACCAGCGGGGACGACGACATCATCTGATCCGTACGACACAGAGAAGCGGCCCGCGTCATCCGACGCGGGCCGCTTCTCTGTGTGCGTCACCGTCGCCGCCCATGACCGACCGGCTGATCCTGTGGGGAGGACGCTTCAGAAGGGGAGGGGGAGCATGCAAGCGGCGACGATCGCGAGGACGGCGGCGCTGATTCCTGCCACTCCCCACATCGAGCGGCGACGGTCGGCGGGGGTGTCGCCCCAGACCGCCGCCGCCGCGCAGACGCGATCCGCCTCGGACACGACCTCCGCCGTTCCGGGCAGTCGCAGGTCGAGGGCGCCGCGCTCGGCCTGGCGCCGGATGCGCGTGGCCTCCTCGAACGTCATCACCGTGACGCTGGTCATCGCGACGCGACCTCCGGGACAGGCGGCTCGCCGGCCTCGGTCTTCGCCGCCAGCGCAGCCATCGCCGCCGGGCCGTGGTGCAGGTCGAACGCGGGCGACTCCGAGCGGATGCGCGGGATGGACACGAAGTTGTGGCGCGGAGGCGGGCTCGATGTCGCCCACTCCAGCGAGCGCCCGGTGCCCCACGGGTCGTCCGTCGCGACCCTGCTGCCCTTCCGCATGGTGACGTAGACGTTGAGGATGAACGGCAACAGCGCGACGCCCGTGATGATCGCGCCGACCGTCGACACCTGGTTCATCCAGGTGAAGCCGTCCGTCGGCAGATAGCTCGCGTAGCGCCGCGGCATCCCGATCACGCCGAGCCAGTGCTGGATGAGGAACGTGGTGTTGAAGCCGATGAACAGCAACCAGAACGTCCAGTACCCGAGCTTCTCGTTCAGCATCCTGCCGGTCCACTTCGGCCACCAGAAGTGGATGCCGGCGAACGACGCGAAGACGACGGCGCCGAAGAGCACGTAGTGGAAGTGGGCGACCACGAAGTAGGTGTCGGAGACGTGGAAGTCCAGCGGCGGGGAGGCCAGGATGACTCCGGTGAGACCGCCGAACGTGAAGTTGATGAGGAAGCCGATGGCGAAGAGCATCGGCGACTCGAAGGTCATCGACCCTCTCCACATGGTCCCCACCCAGTTGAAGAGCTTCACCCCGGTGGGCACCGCGATCAGCATCGTCATGAGGGAGAACCAGGGCAGCAGCACGGACCCCGTCACGTACATGTGGTGCGCCCACACCGTGACCGAGAGCGCCGCGATCGAGATGGTCGCGTACACCAGGGTCTTGTACCCGAAGATCGGCTTCCGGCTGAACACGGGCAGGACCTCGGAGATGATGCCGAAGAACGGCAGCACGATCACGTACACCTCGGGGTGTCCCCAGAACCAGAACAGGTGCTGCCACATCAGCGCACCCCCGGTCGCCGCCTCGAAGAGGTGCGAGCCGAACACCCGGTCCGACATCGCGCCGACCAGCGCGGCCGCGAGCACCGGGAAGGCGATCAGCGCCAGGATCGAGGTGACCATCGTCGTCCAGGAGAACACCGGCATCCGGAACATCGTCATGCCGGGTGCGCGCATGCACACGATCGTGGTGATGAAGTTGACCGACGAGAAGATCGTCGCGAAGCCGAGAAGGATGGCGCCGCCGAACCACAGGCTGCCTCCGCTCCCCGGTGAAAAGGTCTCCCCCGCGAGCGGCTGGTAGGCGAACCAGCCGAAGTCCGCCGCGCCCTGCGGGGTCAGGAAGCCGCCCGCCGCGATCAGTCCGCCGGACAGGAACAGCCAGAACGAGAACGCGTTCAGTCGCGGGAACGCGACGTCGGGTGCGCCGATCTGCAACGGGATGATGAAGTTCGCCGCTCCGGTGAAGAACGGCATCGCGTACAGCAGCAGCATCACGGTGCCGTGCATCGTGAACAGCTGGTTGTACTGCTCCGGGGAGACGATGTTCAGCCCCGGCTCGAAGAGCTGGGCGCGGATGAGCAGCGCCATCACCCCGCCGACCCCGAAGAAGACGCCGGAGGCGATCATGTAGAGGAAGCCGATCGTCTTGTGATCGGTGGAGGTGATCCAGGCGACGACGGCGTTGCCCTTGCGGGTCGCCCTGGCCGGCGGCCTCGCGGGCGCGCCGACCGGCGCTGCCGGGCTGGTGTCGGGCCGAGTCGTGATCGCCGTCATGGGTGTCCTTCCGCTCGCTCGATTCTCTGCGGGGAACGCGCGGCCCGAGGGCGAAAAGTGCCGTAAAAAATATCAGCGATGGAATTCATCCGGCACTCCCTCTACACTGCGTAGAAGAACCGGAGAGGAACGCCATGCGCAGGAGAGACGCCACGAGACACCCCCGGCGCACGCTGCTCTCCCGCCCTCGTCTCCTCCTGCTCGACCGGCTGCTGCGGGACAGCCCGCAGACGGCGCCGCAACTCGCCGACAGCGTCCACCTGCACCACAACACCGTGCGCGAGCACCTCGACCGCCTCGTCGACGACGGCCTCGTGGTCCGCGAGACGGAGCACCGCACGCAGCGCGGCCGGCCGCACGTGCTGTTCTCGGCGGCCGCCGGAGGCGTCGGCCTCAGCGCCTCCGCCGCCGCGCAGACCCGTCGCGCCCTCGCTCTCGGCGAGGCGTACCGGCACGCGTACGGCTTCCCGGATCCCGCCGACGAGGCGGACGGGACCGCGCAGATCGACGTGCTCGAGGACTACCTCGACCGTCGCGGGTTCCGGCCCCGGGTGGACCGCGATGCGCTCGCGGTCCGGCTCGCCTGCCCGTTCGGCGAGCTGCAGGGGTCGATGGAGCAGCACACGATCTGCGGCGTCGACGCCGCGGTGATGCGCAGTGTGCTCGGCAGGGTGGACGGTCCCCTCCGGGTCATGGACGTGCGGTCCGACGGCGCAGGGACGTGCGTGCTGCGGCTGATCCGCGGCGCGGAGGCTAGCGCTCCATCGTGTCCAGGATGCCCACCAGATCCTCGAACGTCGTCAGCGGGTTGAGCACGGCGAACCGCGTGTTCGCGCGCCCGGCGTGCGAACTCGGGGTGACGAACGCACGCTGCTCATCGAGCAGCTTGGCCGACCAGAGCGCGTAGTCCTCCTTGGTCCACCCCTCGCGCTCGAACACGACGACCGACAGCTGCGGGCTGCGCACGAGGTGGAAGCCGTCCCGCCGCTCGATCTCCTCGGCGATGCGCCGCGCGAGCTCCAGCGACGACGTCACCGCGTCGCGGTACGCCGCCGCACCGTGGCTTGCGAGCGAGAACCAGAACGGCAGGCCCCGGGCGCGGCGGGTGAGGTGCGCCGCGTAGTCGGACGGGCTCCACTCTGCGGTCTCCGTGAGGGTGTCCAGGTACTCGGCGTGCTGAGTGTGCGCGCGGCGGCCCGCCTCGGGGTCGCGGTACAGCAGCGCGCAGGCGTCGAAGGGGGCGAACAGCCACTTGTGCGGGTCGACGATGAGCGAGTCCGCGCGCTCCACCCCGGAGAAGAGCGGACGCGCCAGCGGGGACAGCATGCCCGCGAGTCCGTAGGCGCCGTCGACGTGCAGCCAGAACGCATGGTCGTCCTTCAGGGCGGCGACCGAGGCGATGTCGTCGACGATGCCGAAGTTGGTGGACCCGGCGGTCGCGACCACGGCGAACACCGCGTCCCCGTACTCCTCGAGCGCGGGACGGACGGCGTCACCGGTGAGCCTGCCGGACTCGCCGGGCGAGACGGCGACCACGTCCACATCCATCACCCGCGCGGCGGAGGCGACGGAGGAGTGCGCCTCGGCGCTGCAGACGATCACCCAGCGTCCAGCGGGGTTCCCGCGCTGGGCGCGGGCGTGGTCGCGCGCGGCGACGAGGGCCGAGAGGTTGCCGAGCGTCCCGCCCTGCACGAAGACGCCGCCCGCGGTCTCCGGGAGCCCGAACTCGGCGGCCAGCCAGGCGAGCACCTGGTTCTCGGCATAGACGGCGCCTGACCCCTCCAGCCAGGAGCCGCCGTAGACGGCGCTCGCGGAGACGACGAGGTCGAAGGCGGTCGCCGCCTTCGTCGGGGCGGTCGGGATGAACGAGAGGTAGCGCGGGTGGTCGGTGGTGATGCACGCAGGGGCGAGCACGTGCTCGAAGAGCGCCAGCGCGCGCTCGGCGCCCATGCCGTTCTCGGAGACAGTGCGTCCGGCGAGCCGGCGGAGCTCCGCCTCGGGCAGCGGCTTGTCGAGCGGCGTGTCCTCGCTGAGGATGCGGCGCCGCGAGTAGTCGAGCACGAGGTCGACGAGCTCACGGGTCTCGGGCGTCACGGCGTGCATGCGGGTCTCGTCAGTCATTCGGGCCTCCGCAGACCATCGTGACACAACCGATCGGCACGATTCTGACGGGCGGCGCAGCTTTGCTGCGCACTTGCTCGGCCGCGCGCAGCAAACGGCCGCAGCGGCCGGCCCAGCCCTCCCGACGCTCCATCCGGGGATCCTGCCGCCGCGGCCCCACAGACTCCGGAACTCCGGAGCTTCCGCCGGCGTGTCGGTCCACGCCTCCGGAATTGCCGCAGGTGCGGTCCCGGCTCAGCCCAGGTCGACCGGTACGGCCGCGTGCTGCTCGGCGGAGCGCTGGGCGGCGTCGGCGAGGAGGAGGGCCGCGCGGCCGTCCTCGAAGGTGGGGCTGGTCGACGGCTCGCCGCGGACGAGGCTCACGAACGCGCGCAGCTCGGCCGCGTACGCCTCGGCGTAGCGTTCCAGGAAGAAGTCCTGGTACGGCGGCTTCGCCTCCACCGCGCTCGCGGTCGACAGGCTGACCAGGCTGGTACGCGCGTTCGCGACCTGGAGCATCCCGCCGGCTCCGAACGCCTCCAGGCGCTGGTCGTAGCCGACGGCGCTGTGCCGGGAGTTCGTGATCGTCACGACAGCGCCGGAGGCCGCGCGCAGCACAACGACCGCGGTGTCGAAGTCGCCGTGCTCGCGCGCGCCCGCATCGAACAGGGCGCCCCCGGTGGCCTGCACCTCGACGATGTCCGGCAGGAAGAACCGGGCCATGTCGAAGTCGTGGATGGTCATGTCGCGGAAGATGCCTCCGGAGACCGCCACGTAGGCGGCGGGCGGGGCGGACGGGTCGCGGCTGACGATGGAGAGCTGCTCGAGCTCGCCGATCTCGCCCGCGGCGACGCGAGCGCGCACCGAGGCGAACGCCGGGTCGAAGCGTCGGTTGAAGCCGAGCGCGACCGGCACGCCCGCCGAGGCCACCTTCGGGCGCAGCGTGTCGACGCGGGCGATGTCGAGGTCGATCGGCTTCTCGCAGAGCACGGGGATGCCCGCATCCACGGCCGCGGAGATCAGGTCGATGTGGGTCGGAGTCGGCGAGGCGATGAGGACCGCATCCACCCCGCCGGAGGCGAACACGTCCTCGGCCGCGGTGGTCACCCGGCCGCCGTAGCGCGCGGCGACGGCCTCCGCGCCGGCGACGATCGGGTCGCACACCCAGGCGAGCTCGGTGTCGGGGTCGGCGGCGATGCTGCGGGCGTGGACCTGGCCGATGCGGCCGGTGCCGATGAGGCCGAAGCGGATCGGGGTCGTGGTCACGGGAGCGGGAGTCCTTTCGTCAGACGGCCGTCAGCACCAGGGGCACAGGGCGTCGCGGTTGAGCTTCTGGTCGGCCGCGCGCTCGGCACGGAAGGCGGCGAGGGAGGTGCCGGGCGCGGGCAGCACGTCCTGCTCCACGACGACCCAGCCGTCGTAGCCGGCAGCGTCGACCGCGTCGAGCACGGCGGCCAGGTCGATGTCCCCGCGCCCGAAGGCGACGAACGCCCCCGACGACCACACCTCCGTCATGCCGCCGCCCGCGGCGAGCACGCGACGCAGCTCGGCGGTGTCGACGTCCTTGAGGTGGAGGTGGTTGATCCGGGAGCCCCAGCGACGCACCGCGTCCACCGGGTCGCCGCCGCCGATCAGGAGGTGACCGGTGTCGAGGGTGAGACCGACGTCCACGCGGTCGAGGAACCGGTCGACCTCCTCCGGTGACTCGACGAACGTCCCGGCGTGGTGGTGGAAGGTCGGTTCGAAGCCGGCGGCGCGGACGCGGTCGGCCGCCGCCTGGGCGTTCGCGGCGAGGCGGTCCCAGCGCGCGGGGTCGAGCGGCTCGGCGGCCGAGCCCGGGCGTGCCTTGCGGGCGGCGGAACCGGTGTCGGCGAGGGTCGGCTTCGGCAATCGCGCAGGGCCGCCTTCGGCGGCGTCTGCGAACACGGCGAGCGCGTCGTCCAGCTCCGGAAGGGCGGCCGCGAACGCGTCGTCATCGGCGAGCGGCAGTTCGACCCAGCCGCCGGCGAGCTCGAGGCCGCGCGACGACAGTCGCGAGCGCAGCGCAGCCCCGCGTCCGAAGAAGCCGACGGGACCGAGGTCGACGCCCGCGTAGCCGGTCTCCACGAGCAGGTCGAGCATCTCGTCAGGGCCGAGCGTCTCCGCGTCGGGCGGCGTCATCTCGAAGACGCCGAAGCTCACCGGTGCGCCGGCGACCGTGGCCTTCATGCGGTGATCCCGGTCCGGGTCGACGCGGTCATCGGCTTCCTTTCGCCAGTGAACTATGTCTTGACAATAACACAACAATCGCGGCGTTCCCCGGCCCCCTTAGGCCTCTACGATGGCGGGATGACGGCAGCGCTCTTCCTGAACGGCACGGTCGGATCCGGCAAGTCGGCCACCGCGGACGCCGTCGGCGATCTGCTCGCCGAGCGCGGCATCCCGCACGCGGTCATCGACCTGGACGCGCTGCGCCGGGTCTGGCCTGCACCGGCGGACGACCCGTTCCAGACCGAGCTCGAGCTGGCCAACCTGAGCGACTACGCCCGCAACGCGAGCGCGGCGGGCGCCCGGGTGCTGGTGCTCGCCGGCGTCGTCGAGGAGGTCGCGGCGCTCCCCCGGTATGAGGAGGCGGTGGGCGGCCCCGTGACCCTGGTGCGTCTCCGTGCGGATCCCGGCGTGACGGAGCGCCGCCTGCGAGCCCGCCACTCCGCGGACCCCGACGGTCTCGACTGGCACCTGGCCCGGCGCGGCGAGCTGGAGGCGGTGCTCGACGGCGCGGGCCTCCCCGACACGACCGTCACGACCGACGACCGGACCCCGCGACAGGTCGCAGAGGAGGCGCTCTCCGGCTGGGACGCGGTCTGACGTGCGCTGACCGGCTCTGCTAGCGTCGACCGGTGCCCTCACCATTCACCCCTCCCGCGGACATCGTCTCCGACGAGCGGCTCGTCGCCCGCCTGATCGAGGAGCAGCATCCCGACCTCGCCGGGCCGCTGCGGCTGATGTCCGACGGCTGGGACAACCAGATCTACCGGCTCGGCGACCGGCTCGCGGTGCGCATCCCGCGCCGGGAGGTCGCCGCGCACCTGATCGAGCACGAGCAGCGGACGCTTCCCGGCATCGCGGCGCGGGTGGCGGTGCCGGTGCCCGCGCCGGTGCGGATCGGCGTGCCGAGCCAGACGTTCGGCTGGCCGTGGAGCATCATCCCGTGGCTGGAGGGCGTCGACGGCGCCTCGGTGACGGCCGCGGAGCGCGCCGGGATCGCCGAGCCGCTCGCCGCCTTCCTCGACGCGGTGCACACGCCGGCCCCGGACGACGCGCCGGAGAACCCCGTCCGCGGCGTCCCGCTCGCCAACCGGGACATCGCGATCCGCGACCGGCTGCGGACCCTTGCCGATCGGATGGACGTGGCCCCGCTCGTCGCCGCCTGGGACGACGCGCTCGAGGCGCCGGTCTGGACCGGACCCGCCCTGTGGCTGCACGGCGACCCGCATCCCGGTAACCTGCTCCTCACCCCGGAGGGCGGGCTGGCCGCGGTCATCGACTTCGGGGACGTGACCGCGGGCGACCCTGCGACCGACCTCGCGACCGCCTGGCTCACCTTCGACGCGGACGGGCGCGAGCGGTTCCGCGCCGCCCTGCGTCCCACGCCGGACGACGCCACCTGGCGCCGCGCCCGCGGCTGGGCGGTATCCATGGGCTCCGCGCTGGCGGCGAGCTCGGGCGACAATCCGCGGATGGCGGCCCTCGGCGCGCACGCCGTCGCGCAGCTGGCTGCCGACACGCTCGGCTGACCCGCCAGGAACGACGAATGCCGGCCCCCGCAGCGCGGGAACCGGCATTCGTGCAGACGCGTCCGCCCGGAGGCGGGGCGGCTCAGCCCTGCGAAAGCGTGAGCAGCAGGTCGTCGCCGGGGGCCGTGGGGACGAAGTCCGCCTCGATCTCGGCGCGCTGCAGCAGCTCGCCCATGCGGCGCTGGCGCTGGCGCGGGATGAGCGTGACGACCGTGCCCTGCTTGCCGGCGCGGCCGGTGCGGCCGGAGCGGTGCAGGTAGGTCTTGTACTCGTCGGGCGCGTCGGCCTGGATGACCAGGTCGATGTCGTCGACGTGGATGCCGCGGGCGGCGACATCCGTCGCGACGAGCACGTTCACGCGTCCACTCGTGAGCTGGGCCAGGTTGCGCGTGCGGCGCGACTGGTTCAGGTCGCCGTGCAGGCTGACGGCCGGGATGCCGGCGTCGTCGAGCTGGTCGGCGAGCATCTCGGCGAACGCGCGGGTGCGGGCGAAGATCAGCGTCTTGCCCTCA
It encodes the following:
- a CDS encoding MarR family transcriptional regulator translates to MDQHDIEAAEHRPENWPLGRLLGAASRAVERAWADALEARGLTHAGLVALHLLESGFDSQADLARLAQVEAQTMSRTVDRLVREGLVTRTPDPLDRRRHVLAVTPAGRSAFEAVRGLEQDVFPAVDDPEALRAALVQIVRSART
- a CDS encoding diacylglycerol kinase family protein, yielding MSRAAIVVNPVKVDAEALRAALTAAEKRHGWEDTLWLETTVDDPGTGQSREALERDVDVVIAAGGDGTVRTVAEELRGTETPLALLPSGTGNLLARNLDLTLDDVEHALDTAFDGTDRPIDVGVAEIRDGDGATQRRAYLVMAGLGMDARMIAATDDDLKAKAGWLAYVKAIGTVLRDKNELRMRYQLDGGRVHSVHAHTILIGNCGSLPANILLLPEAAVDDGEFDIVILRPEGFLGWLRIVVKVFWENGVLRRTSVGRRLMGADHEVRAMNYLKGRELVLRLSRPEEVELDGDLFGRASAMRTYIDPGALRVRVPRD
- a CDS encoding serine/threonine-protein kinase, translating into MDDTSLYLDRYELRERLGRGGMATVYRAYDRNLERTVALKLFAPGTATDDARRRAEATLLGRLSHPNLVTLHDAHLAAEGDTTPSLLVMELVAGEDLRTRLERGPLPAEDAAVVAESIAEALAVVHGAGMVHRDLKPANILLADSGIPGGRPIVKLADFGIAHLLGTERLTTAGTVIGTAGYLSPEQGLGGEPGPSADIYALGLVVLESLTGVREYPGSPVEAVSARAARDPRIPASLPEDWRGLLGAMTTREPGIRPTAVEVAIMARELAPQLAGWEPEPATTVPAGTVPTVAMTAIGGAAAGAAVGRAAAADAAGATGPTAAVRDRGVTRSRRRRHTLDAVLVTSAAAAVVGLAFSLGSILSPGPIPASGDTTPRPTPSVVAPPATVAPADTPAQPSDQQQTDQQQQQQQQQQPQPKPQQDNPNKGPGKNNGNGKGKGKGGG
- a CDS encoding MarR family transcriptional regulator — encoded protein: MNEVPEPPGVLEALQVYRAAEAAMRRRTGAALGIGDNDLLALRLLLDNTAAGRPTALKDVGTYLGISSASTTALVDRLERGGFVKRQPSPSDGRSTVIVPTPSAIGDTGPLLAAANEELAAATADLSPDEAATVTRFLTKMRETVDRISDGRHANRPKPPLSQGDS
- a CDS encoding DUF6458 family protein, whose translation is MSLGAGIFLFVIGAILAFALNVQVTWIDLHLVGYILMVAGVVGIILGIILLTRRRRSVATTHTSVDPATGDRVTRRTSGDDDII
- the ctaD gene encoding cytochrome c oxidase subunit I, which codes for MTAITTRPDTSPAAPVGAPARPPARATRKGNAVVAWITSTDHKTIGFLYMIASGVFFGVGGVMALLIRAQLFEPGLNIVSPEQYNQLFTMHGTVMLLLYAMPFFTGAANFIIPLQIGAPDVAFPRLNAFSFWLFLSGGLIAAGGFLTPQGAADFGWFAYQPLAGETFSPGSGGSLWFGGAILLGFATIFSSVNFITTIVCMRAPGMTMFRMPVFSWTTMVTSILALIAFPVLAAALVGAMSDRVFGSHLFEAATGGALMWQHLFWFWGHPEVYVIVLPFFGIISEVLPVFSRKPIFGYKTLVYATISIAALSVTVWAHHMYVTGSVLLPWFSLMTMLIAVPTGVKLFNWVGTMWRGSMTFESPMLFAIGFLINFTFGGLTGVILASPPLDFHVSDTYFVVAHFHYVLFGAVVFASFAGIHFWWPKWTGRMLNEKLGYWTFWLLFIGFNTTFLIQHWLGVIGMPRRYASYLPTDGFTWMNQVSTVGAIITGVALLPFILNVYVTMRKGSRVATDDPWGTGRSLEWATSSPPPRHNFVSIPRIRSESPAFDLHHGPAAMAALAAKTEAGEPPVPEVASR
- a CDS encoding helix-turn-helix domain-containing protein, which codes for MRRRDATRHPRRTLLSRPRLLLLDRLLRDSPQTAPQLADSVHLHHNTVREHLDRLVDDGLVVRETEHRTQRGRPHVLFSAAAGGVGLSASAAAQTRRALALGEAYRHAYGFPDPADEADGTAQIDVLEDYLDRRGFRPRVDRDALAVRLACPFGELQGSMEQHTICGVDAAVMRSVLGRVDGPLRVMDVRSDGAGTCVLRLIRGAEASAPSCPGCPPDPRTSSAG
- a CDS encoding aminotransferase class V-fold PLP-dependent enzyme, which produces MTDETRMHAVTPETRELVDLVLDYSRRRILSEDTPLDKPLPEAELRRLAGRTVSENGMGAERALALFEHVLAPACITTDHPRYLSFIPTAPTKAATAFDLVVSASAVYGGSWLEGSGAVYAENQVLAWLAAEFGLPETAGGVFVQGGTLGNLSALVAARDHARAQRGNPAGRWVIVCSAEAHSSVASAARVMDVDVVAVSPGESGRLTGDAVRPALEEYGDAVFAVVATAGSTNFGIVDDIASVAALKDDHAFWLHVDGAYGLAGMLSPLARPLFSGVERADSLIVDPHKWLFAPFDACALLYRDPEAGRRAHTQHAEYLDTLTETAEWSPSDYAAHLTRRARGLPFWFSLASHGAAAYRDAVTSSLELARRIAEEIERRDGFHLVRSPQLSVVVFEREGWTKEDYALWSAKLLDEQRAFVTPSSHAGRANTRFAVLNPLTTFEDLVGILDTMER